The Bosea sp. AS-1 region ATTGCCACCGCGATGCCCGAGACGCTGCGGCAACGCTCGCCGCAGCCGCTGTCGTTGCCGGCAATCTTCCGTGGCTACGGTACGCTGCTGCAGAACCGCGCCTTCCGGGTCTATGTAGGCCTGACGGCGCTGGCCTATGCCGGGCTCTTCGCCTTCATCTCGGGCTCGTCCTTCGTGCTGACGGCCGTCTACGGGCTGACGCCGGTGCAGTACGGCTTCTCCTTCGCCTTCGGCGTCTTCGGCTATATCGGGGGCACGATCCTGGCCCAGCGCCTTGTCGGCCGGCGCGGCATGGACGGCGTCATCGCGCTCGGCGTGCTGCTGCTCGCCTTGGGCGGGCTGCTGATGCTCGGCAGCGTCGCCACCGGCGCCGGCGGAGCTTTCGGAGTCGTCTTGTCCTGGGCGGTCTATGCCTGCGGCGTCGGCCTCGTCATGCCGCAGGCCCAAGCTTCCGTCATGATGCCCTTCCCCGAGCGCGCCGGGGCGGCCTCCTCCTTCAGCGGGCTTTGCCAGATGCTGCTTTCGGCCTGCGTCGGGCTCGTCGTCGGCCAGCTGCTGAAGAGCGCCGCGCTGCCCCTGCCGCTGGTAATGTCGACGCTCGGCATCGCGGCCTTCCTGCTGTTCAACCTGACCGGCCGCATCCGCGCGGCCAAGAGCTGACGATCAGCCGCCGAACAGACGCTCGAAGAAGTTCTTCTCCTGTGGCTGTGGCGGCACCCAGGCGCGATCGCCGCCGAGCGGCATCGGGCCGCCCTGCTGCTGCGGCGCGGCCTGCGCGACTGGCGCCTCGATCGGCGTCGGCGCGCCCTGCCAGAAGCCGCCGGGCAGCGGGATCGGCTGCGCCCCGGCATGGGCGAGCTTCATGTACTTGCCCCAGATCTCGCCGGGCAGGCCGCTGCCGGTGACGCGGCGCATCTGCGAATTGTCGTCATTGCCGACCCAGACCGAAGTGACGAGCCGGGCGGTGAAGCCGACGAACCAGGCGTCGCGGTAATCCTGCGTCGTGCCCGACTTGCCGCCGACCTCCCAGCCGGGGATGTTGAACTTGCTGCCGGTGCCACCGTTCATGACGCCGTAGAACATCGTATCCATCATCGCCAGCGGCTGCTTCTGGATGACCGGGCCGAAGCTGTTGGCCTTGCGGGCATAGACGACCTTGCCGTTGGTGGCCTTCACCTCGCGGATGACATAGGGCAGCACCGACTGGCCGCCATTGGCGAAGGTGGCGTAGGCCGCCGTCATCTCGAGCGGCGTCACCTCGGAGGTGCCGAGCGCCAGCGACGGATTGGGCTGAAGCGCCGAGCTGATGCCGAGGCGCTGCGCGGTGCGGACGACCTCACGCGGCGTGACCTCCTGGATCAGCCGGGCCGCGACGGTGTTGAGCGAATGCTGCATCGCGGTGCGCAGCGTCACCGGGCCGCGATAGGAGCGCGAGTAGTTCTCCGGCTCCCAGCCCTTGATCGAGATCGGCGCGTCGTCGCGGATCGTGTCAGGGGTCAGTCCCTTCTCCATCGCCGTCAGATAGACGAAGGGCTTGAAGGAGGAGCCCGGCTGGCGGCGCGCGGCTGTGGCGCGATTGAACTGACTCTTGGTGTAGTCGCGACCGCCGATGAGCGCGCGGATGGCACCGTCCGGCGCCAGCGAGACGACCGCCCCTTGGGAGGCGTGCAGCTTGGCGCCCTGCGCCGCCAGCGCGTCGACGAGGATGGTCTCGGCCGAGCTCTGCAATTTGGTGTCGATCGTCGTCAGCACGGTGACGTCGCCGTCGACCGCACCGATGAAGTCGTCGAGCACGTCCATGACGTAGTCGGCCGCGTAATTGACCGAGCCGGCACCGGTACGCTCCGGCACCTCGGCAGGCGCCGTCATCGCGGTCTTGGCCGCGTCCTGCGAGATGAAGCCCTGGTCGGCCATCGCGGCGATCACGAGCTTTGCCCGCTTCTCGGCCAGATCCGGGTTGCGGTTCGGCGCCAGCCGCGACGGCGCCTGGACGAGGCCCGCCAACATCGCCGCCTCGGCGATCGTCACCGAGCGCGCCGATTTGTTGAAGTAGCGCTGCGCCGCCGCCTCGACGCCATAGGCGCCCGAGCCGAAATAGACGCGATTGAGATAGAGTTCGAGGATCTGGTCCTTGGTGTAGGTGCGCTCCAGCCACAGCGCCAGGATCGCCTCCTGGATCTTGCGGGCGGCGGTGCGCTCCTGCGTCAGAAAGAGGTTCTTGGCGAGCTGCTGGGTCAGGGTCGAGCCACCCTGCACGCCGCTGCGACCGCGCAGATTGTTGACCACGGCACGGGTGATGC contains the following coding sequences:
- a CDS encoding multidrug effflux MFS transporter; the encoded protein is MKLRPDTLAMTAVLAMLTALGPLSTDFYLPSLPEIVQVMRTDVAGAQATLSSFLFGFAAGQIVWGPLSDRLGRRPILLAGLGLFALATLACAFAPSIEALTAARALQALGASGPIVLGRAMVRDLYEGARAGRELARMGTIMGLVPAIAPVMGGVLQVAFGWRSTFIASLAFALGLAALIATAMPETLRQRSPQPLSLPAIFRGYGTLLQNRAFRVYVGLTALAYAGLFAFISGSSFVLTAVYGLTPVQYGFSFAFGVFGYIGGTILAQRLVGRRGMDGVIALGVLLLALGGLLMLGSVATGAGGAFGVVLSWAVYACGVGLVMPQAQASVMMPFPERAGAASSFSGLCQMLLSACVGLVVGQLLKSAALPLPLVMSTLGIAAFLLFNLTGRIRAAKS
- a CDS encoding PBP1A family penicillin-binding protein: MNDRFSRGERREPSFGDERGESRDDGDMRLSPDDRPVRFQKAPARTEPERQLRNPPRRDKRAGGGGGGGKKRGRRRRRSLFGGLFYWTMVLGLWCVIGVGGVVAYYASQLPPIDQLTVPRRPPNIAILAADGSLLANRGETGGRTITLGEVPPYLPKAFVAIEDKRFYDHFGVDPVGITRAVVNNLRGRSGVQGGSTLTQQLAKNLFLTQERTAARKIQEAILALWLERTYTKDQILELYLNRVYFGSGAYGVEAAAQRYFNKSARSVTIAEAAMLAGLVQAPSRLAPNRNPDLAEKRAKLVIAAMADQGFISQDAAKTAMTAPAEVPERTGAGSVNYAADYVMDVLDDFIGAVDGDVTVLTTIDTKLQSSAETILVDALAAQGAKLHASQGAVVSLAPDGAIRALIGGRDYTKSQFNRATAARRQPGSSFKPFVYLTAMEKGLTPDTIRDDAPISIKGWEPENYSRSYRGPVTLRTAMQHSLNTVAARLIQEVTPREVVRTAQRLGISSALQPNPSLALGTSEVTPLEMTAAYATFANGGQSVLPYVIREVKATNGKVVYARKANSFGPVIQKQPLAMMDTMFYGVMNGGTGSKFNIPGWEVGGKSGTTQDYRDAWFVGFTARLVTSVWVGNDDNSQMRRVTGSGLPGEIWGKYMKLAHAGAQPIPLPGGFWQGAPTPIEAPVAQAAPQQQGGPMPLGGDRAWVPPQPQEKNFFERLFGG